One window of the Janthinobacterium sp. PAMC25594 genome contains the following:
- a CDS encoding aspartate kinase — MALIVHKYGGTSMGSTDRIKNVAKRVAKWHDAGHQIVVVPSAMSGETNRLIGLAREIMDQPDPRELDMIASTGEQVSVGLLSMALLAIGKQAVSYAGWQVAIKTDSAFTKARIQSIDDKKVKRDLDAGKIVIITGFQGVDENDNIATLGRGGSDTSAVAIAAAMKAAECLIFTDVDGVYTTDPRVVSEARRLKTITFEEMLELASLGSKVLQTRSVEFAGNYRVPTRVLSSLTDPMLPLEIEANSGTLISFEEDTNMEQAVISGIAFNRDEAKITVLGVPDRPGVAYHILGPVADANIEVDMIIQNQSVDGKTDFTFTVSRGEYTRALAVLEANRESLGAASITGDAKVSKLSVVGVGMRSHVGVASQMFRTLSEEGINIMMISTSEIKISVLIDEKYMELAVRALHKAFELEKA; from the coding sequence ATGGCTTTAATCGTCCACAAATATGGCGGTACGTCGATGGGCTCGACTGACCGTATCAAGAATGTCGCCAAGCGCGTTGCCAAGTGGCACGACGCGGGGCATCAAATCGTGGTGGTGCCATCGGCCATGTCGGGCGAAACCAACCGCCTGATTGGACTGGCCAGGGAAATCATGGATCAACCCGATCCCCGTGAACTTGACATGATCGCCTCGACAGGCGAACAAGTGTCCGTCGGCCTATTGTCGATGGCACTGCTGGCGATCGGCAAACAAGCCGTATCCTATGCTGGCTGGCAAGTCGCGATCAAGACCGATTCCGCCTTTACCAAGGCACGCATCCAGTCGATCGATGACAAAAAAGTCAAGCGCGACCTCGATGCGGGCAAGATTGTCATCATTACCGGTTTCCAGGGTGTCGACGAGAACGACAACATCGCGACCCTGGGCCGCGGCGGTTCCGACACCTCGGCCGTGGCGATTGCCGCCGCCATGAAGGCGGCCGAGTGCCTGATCTTCACGGACGTCGACGGCGTCTACACGACCGACCCGCGCGTGGTCTCCGAGGCGCGCCGCCTGAAGACCATCACCTTTGAAGAAATGCTGGAACTGGCTTCGCTGGGTTCCAAAGTGCTGCAAACGCGTTCGGTGGAATTTGCCGGCAACTACCGCGTGCCCACGCGCGTGCTGTCGTCGCTGACCGACCCGATGTTGCCGCTGGAAATAGAAGCCAATTCAGGCACCCTGATTTCGTTTGAGGAAGATACAAACATGGAACAAGCAGTCATCTCCGGCATCGCCTTCAACCGCGATGAAGCCAAAATCACCGTGCTCGGCGTGCCCGACCGTCCAGGCGTGGCCTACCACATCCTGGGACCGGTGGCGGATGCGAACATCGAAGTCGACATGATCATACAGAATCAGTCGGTCGACGGTAAAACGGACTTCACCTTCACCGTTTCGCGCGGCGAATACACGCGCGCGCTGGCCGTGCTGGAAGCGAACCGCGAATCGCTGGGCGCCGCCAGCATCACGGGCGACGCGAAAGTGTCGAAACTGTCCGTCGTCGGCGTGGGCATGCGCAGCCACGTCGGCGTCGCATCGCAAATGTTCCGTACCTTGTCGGAAGAGGGCATCAACATCATGATGATCTCCACTTCCGAAATCAAGATCTCCGTGTTGATCGATGAAAAGTACATGGAACTGGCCGTGCGCGCGCTGCATAAAGCGTTCGAGCTGGAAAAAGCGTAA